One Coffea arabica cultivar ET-39 chromosome 5c, Coffea Arabica ET-39 HiFi, whole genome shotgun sequence DNA window includes the following coding sequences:
- the LOC113689687 gene encoding probable disease resistance protein At1g61300, with translation MEALGNLALDRGRRYVNLDDNLRSLQRKLQRLGGRKSDIELQVTNAERSGTKKRKREVEIWFEEVATVESEFGALKKSIQEGGFLENAISSGDRVAKMDAIVEQLMEQSNHFDGLLLEAFENRGEQRVTTKLFGEMFDRGLKAIWAWLVMDSISNIGIYGMGGVGKTTLAKHIHNHLLERTQFKVYWITVSQEFRIKRLQDDIAKRLRLDLSYEDDEDSRAAILSRALVKHSVLILDDVWQEFSFEKIGIPLGANKCRVILTTRSLELCSRISCQRVFEAKTLATNEAWDLFKHTLDAKTVPDGDVEGAAKSVAKRCSGLPLGIITVAGSMRGVSDICEWRNALEQLKACSVGHDEMERDVFPILEWSFNRLDKYERNCFLYCSLYPEDYKIKRKELIDLFIWAELMSKRGSRSKAFDQGQTILNKLIRVCLLEETKDFKGDDCVKMHDLVRDMALRITHGNSKPKRRRDDVPRFLVKSLGQEDSQVTLEQEEWTQDLRAVSLYSQNSKGIEIPLAWSPNCPKLSTLHLSWVFIKEIPDSFFQHMCGLKVLKVFGCQGITLLPNSVSNLVNLTALILGSCGDLRFVPPLGKLKQLRELDLSWTKIEDLPQGWESLVNLERLNLNQCQTFSRKIIIPKGTFSQFHRLQRLLLPPYGWVKVNDPEVLNQLESFIGCLSFTDFYKITRWPKYYNVYINDILTENQYYEDNDCGYQKKLYFYQCKLGRGSNDLPDDMKRLIIEDCEGTDIRCLSDVFKNFISLSDLSELEIVDSVRIEFLWQLSSASPCDQLEVSSFNPLRGLEWLRLHRLPNLVGLFYGESEPYVLPASTFSSLKILWISKCHNMKQLFTVQLLQKLQNLEELDVYDCEELEEIAADGNGVGQGGGEGIQLTSSGATAIVIILPKLRRLRLNRLLQLKNICKAAMICDSIEKIKIFDCPKVKRLPLFLPTINGLPSLPSTLRKIKGNKEWWESLEWDYPSAKNALDPYFSTWRSLFDY, from the coding sequence ATGGAGGCACTTGGGAATTTGGCATTGGACAGAGGAAGGAGGTATGTCAATTTGGATGATAATCTCAGGTCGCTTCAAAGGAAGTTGCAAAGATTAGGCGGCAGAAAATCTGACATCGAGTTGCAAGTGACAAATGCAGAAAGATCAGgtactaagaaaaggaaaagggaggtTGAGATTTGGTTTGAGGAGGTAGCAACAGTAGAAAGTGAATTCGGTGCTTTGAAAAAAAGCATACAGGAGGGTGGATTTCTAGAAAATGCAATTAGCAGTGGGGATAGAGTGGCTAAAATGGATGCAATTGTAGAGCAACTGATGGAGCAGagtaatcattttgatgggctTTTGCTTGAGGCTTTTGAGAACAGAGGTGAACAACGGGTGACAAcaaaattatttggagaaatgTTTGACAGAGGTTTGAAAGCAATCTGGGCGTGGTTGGTCATGGATAGCATCTCAAACATTGGGATTTACGGGATGGGCGGTGTGGGTAAGACTACATTGGCGAAACACATCCATAATCATCTCCTTGAGAGAACTCAATTCAAGGTTTATTGGATTACTGTCTCTCAAGAATTCAGAATCAAAAGGCTGCAAGATGACATTGCTAAACGCCTAAGGCTTGATCTGTCATACGAGGATGATGAGGATAGCAGGGCAGCCATTTTGTCCAGGGCATTGGTGAAGCATTCTGTCCTCATACTCGATGATGTTTGGcaagaattttcttttgaaaagaTTGGAATTCCTCTCGGTGCAAACAAATGCAGAGTGATCTTGACTACTCGGTCTCTAGAATTATGCAGCAGGATTAGCTGTCAAAGGGTATTTGAAGCTAAAACTTTGGCTACAAATGAAGCTTGGGATTTGTTCAAACATACACTCGACGCTAAGACAGTGCCTGATGGAGATGTGGAAGGTGCTGCCAAGTCCGTTGCGAAAAGGTGTTCTGGTTTGCCTCTTGGTATCATCACAGTGGCTGGGAGCATGAGAGGTGTGAGCGACATCTGTGAGTGGAGAAATGCATTGGAACAATTGAAAGCATGTTCGGTAGGGCATGATGAGATGGAACGAGATGTGTTTCCCATTCTGGAATGGAGCTTCAATCGCCTGGATAAATATGAAAGGAATTGCTTCTTGTATTGCTCTCTTTATCCGGAagattataaaataaaaagaaaggaactaATAGACCTGTTTATTTGGGCGGAGCTGATGTCAAAACGGGGCTCAAGGTCAAAAGCATTTGATCAAGGTCAAACGATATTAAACAAACTGATAAGAGTTTGCTTGCTGGAAGAAACTAAAGATTTCAAAGGGGATGACTGTGTGAAGATGCATGATTTGGTCAGAGATATGGCATTAAGGATCACGCATGGAAACTCCAAACCAAAGAGGAGGAGAGATGATGTACCACGATTCTTGGTGAAAAGCTTAGGACAGGAAGATTCACAAGTAACACTGGAACAAGAAGAGTGGACACAAGATCTCCGTGCAGTTTCCCTctattcacaaaattccaaaggaatagaAATTCCACTAGCCTGGTCACCAAATTGTCCTAAGCTCTCAACCTTGCATCTTTCTTGGGTTTTCATAAAGGAAATCCCAGATTCATTCTTTCAGCACATGTGTGGACTTAAAGTTTTAAAGGTATTTGGGTGCCAAGGTATAACATTGTTGCCGAATTCTGTTTCAAACTTGGTGAATCTCACTGCTTTGATTTTGGGGAGTTGTGGAGACCTCCGATTTGTGCCACCACTGGGAAAGCTCAAGCAACTGAGGGAATTGGATCTATCATGGACTAAAATTGAGGATTTACCTCAAGGTTGGGAGTCACTGGTCAACCTCGAAAGGCTTAACTTGAACCAGTGTCAGACTTTTAGTCGAAAGATTATAATACCAAAAGGGACATTTTCCCAATTTCACCGTCTTCAACGGTTACTATTGCCACCCTATGGTTGGGTAAAAGTTAATGATCCAGAGGTGTTGAACCAATTAGAAAGTTTTATAGGATGTTTGTCTTTTACGGACTTCTATAAAATCACTCGGTGGCCAAAATACTATAATGTTTATATCAATGACATCTTAACTGAGAATCAGTATTATGAGGACAATGACTGTGGGTACCAGAAAAAACTGTATTTCTATCAGTGTAAGCTCGGTAGAGGATCGAACGACCTACCAGATGATATGAAGCGTTTGATAATCGAGGATTGTGAGGGCACGGACATTAGGTGCTTGTCAGATGTTTTTAAGAATTTTATAAGTTTAAGCGACTTATCTGAATTGGAAATTGTTGATTCGGTTCGAATAGAGTTCCTCTGGCAATTGTCCTCTGCTTCTCCATGTGATCAGTTGGAAGTCTCATCTTTTAATCCACTTCGTGGTCTCGAATGGCTACGCCTCCACAGGTTGCCAAATCTGGTTGGTCTTTTTTACGGAGAATCAGAACCATATGTGCTTCCAGCTAGCACATTTTCTTCCCTTAAAATATTGTGGATTTCTAAATGTCACAACATGAAGCAGCTATTCACAGTGCAGTTGCTGCAGAAGCTTCAAAATCTTGAAGAATTAGACGTTTACGATTGTGAAGAACTGGAGGAGATAGCAGCAGATGGCAATGGAGTAGGacaaggaggaggagaaggcaTTCAATTGACTTCAAGTGGAGCCACCGCCATTGTCATCATCCTTCCAAAGTTAAGGAGGTTGCGTCTGAATAGGCTACTACAACTAAAGAACATTTGCAAGGCAGCCATGATCTGCGACTCAATTGAGAAGATTAAAATATTTGATTGTCCAAAGGTAAAGAGGCTGCCTTTGTTTCTTCCTACCATCAACGGACTACCATCTCTTCCCAGCACTCTTCGTAAAATCAAGGGAAATAAAGAATGGTGGGAATCGTTAGAGTGGGACTATCCTAGTGCCAAAAATGCCCTTGACCCATATTTTTCCACATGGCggagtttatttgattattga
- the LOC113689686 gene encoding putative late blight resistance protein homolog R1A-3, with amino-acid sequence MASSSIPCIRSAIDDLRFLRNICEVWERHFLHAPIGGLAFLRTFLLCARKCSNHVDANLAALLVRIEDVISRRAQEIHSFRLATLEGDGFPNDVVRTAYHLGKEIRSFNQEINHWYVVFSDCSSGQSTDSLVNKDDLMELMDSLLENLVDFSYWQNASDLEVVEHIGAFRGKLTFLKNFLHFITPHEVEDGQLELLLTHTEAVAVNVARHIFMCGSIQCKEKLMQIKNGDSCKLMQNIVPVETCKALIASNLSSHSHREIDEQMLKDFVDMLLSNLWDILKSGTCLMIHLRDQLQKLYEGLRSLRNILKEKPKKFDEKMRDLTGLVVHDAGLAIFSLSLNARNDELVKEMHLVSSDLLENFKVIQATVAEEFPKRSSFKFPRTNELGFIDFLLKYMMDLTSPEASSVAFVSYPIQTIQEELVFLRSFLQKIVELRNENEELQSLWDRVVQVAYRVEFLIDSLLVGYILDSSSMSFDSVVEEIKIIKAQALNFHSKMLDLKVEGVTKRIDHMPSQGSKPMINDVVVGFKDEATSIINRLTRGSRQVQIVPIVGMPGLGKTTLAKKIYYDASVMHHFHTRAWCTVSQVYHKKNLLLEILTCINSKLSEKFFEMSEEDLAHQVKRRLLRNKYLIVLDDVWDSEVWKGLEASFPDDGNGSRVILTSRLRDIAPQDKLDQEPHSLRQLTHDESWDLLQEKFCPGKDSLPPELCELRTQIVEMCQGLPLTIVILAGILANMEQSGWKEVVQSLSSSNISSTEQCTAALELSYRHLPDNLKPCFLYFGGFPEDHEHTIERLIWLWVAEGFVETTHSKSAEDVANDFMMNLIGRSLVMVSKQRSTGGVRACRIHDLLHELCVKKAKEEKFLQLVRGYDELYAFNVPHHLRRLCINSKPEHFQESRLSIPTVRCLLFFKFGPREPYTWFDLSFIFQVFKLLRVLDLSQINLGATLPREIGSLVQLRYLAVLGNMKSIPSSITNLSNLETLILEIYGWLISLPDTIWNMKRLRHLHLKDESLTGGFDLPMENLDNSSQLCNLDTFSWVSLSSWENMDKILRKIPNIRKLKCRLVVDCDPAKEGSYRILVLDFLGQLESLNLRLRTEIDERYPFEFHFSLTIKKLTLSCFCLPWSDISAIADLPNLQVLKLLEQTFVGEEWNMKEEEFPKLQFLKLASLDIVKWTALECENSFPRLQKLVLENCYNLVEIPSSLGNVSTLDIIELSDCPSCASSVNEIQEEQISMGNTDFKVISSSRDVLSLYISELLSSSDMH; translated from the coding sequence ATGGCCTCCAGTAGTATTCCTTGTATCCGCTCCGCCATAGATGATCTGCGGTTCCTGAGGAACATTTGTGAAGTTTGGGAGCGTCATTTTTTGCACGCCCCAATAGGGGGCCTAGCATTTCTGAGAACATTTCTTCTGTGCGCAAGAAAGTGTAGTAATCATGTTGATGCAAATCTAGCAGCTCTGCTAGTTAGGATTGAAGATGTCATATCCAGAAGGGCACAGGAGATTCACTCCTTTCGTCTCGCTACTTTGGAAGGTGACGGATTTCCAAATGACGTTGTGCGTACTGCCTATCATTTAGGAAAAGAAATCAGATCtttcaatcaagaaataaaccatTGGTACGTTGTTTTCTCAGATTGCTCGTCAGGGCAGTCTACTGATTCCCTTGTCAATAAAGATGACCTTATGGAACTCATGGACTCTCTTCTGGAGAATCTGGTGGATTTCAGTTATTGGCAAAATGCTTCAGATCTGGAAGTAGTAGAACACATCGGAGCCTTTAGAGGGAAGCTTACATTCTTGAAAAACTTTCTGCATTTTATCACTCCGCATGAAGTTGAAGATGGGCAATTGGAACTGTTATTGACTCATACTGAAGCTGTGGCTGTTAATGTAGCAAGACATATTTTTATGTGCGGGTCTATCCAGTGTAAAGAAAAGCTGATGCAAATCAAGAATGGAGACTCTTGCAAACTGATGCAGAATATTGTCCCCGTAGAGACTTGCAAGGCCCTGATTGCTTCTAATTTATCAAGCCACTCACACAGGGAAATAGATGAGCAGATGTTGAAGGACTTCGTGGATATGCTCTTATCTAATCTATGGGACATATTAAAGTCTGGTACTTGTCTTATGATTCATCTAAGAGATCAACTGCAAAAGCTTTATGAGGGACTAAGATCCTTGAGAAACATTCTCAAGGAGAAGCCAaagaaatttgatgaaaaaatgaGAGATCTTACTGGACTTGTGGTCCATGATGCAGGACTGGctattttctctctttctctcaacGCAAGGAATGACGAATTGGTGAAGGAAATGCATCTTGTATCTTCTGATTTGCTAGAAAACTTTAAGGTTATCCAGGCAACAGTTGCAGAGGAATTCCCAAAAAGATCATCCTTCAAATTTCCTAGGACCAATGAATTGGGATTTATCGATTTTCTTCTGAAATACATGATGGATTTGACAAGTCCGGAGGCAAGTTCAGTTGCTTTCGTAAGCTATCCAATTCAAACAATCCAGGAAGAACTTGTTTTCTTGCGCTCTTTTCTGCAAAAAATTGTGGAGTTGCGCAATGAAAATGAGGAGCTTCAATCACTTTGGGATCGTGTTGTACAGGTAGCATATAGGGTGGAATTTCTTATCGACTCCTTACTGGTTGGATATATTCTGGACTCTTCCTCAATGTCCTTTGATTCCGTTGTGGAAGAAATTAAGATCATCAAAGCTCAAGCCTTGAATTTTCATAGCAAAATGCTTGATCTCAAAGTTGAGGGAGTTACCAAGAGAATCGATCACATGCCATCACAGGGAAGTAAGCCAATGATCAACGACGTCGTGGTGGGATTCAAGGATGAGGCAACATCGATAATCAATCGCCTCACAAGAGGATCACGCCAGGTGCAAATAGTTCCCATTGTAGGTATGCCGGGACTTGGTAAGACAACTTTAGCTAAAAAAATTTACTATGATGCTTCAGTCATGCACCATTTTCATACGCGCGCTTGGTGTACCGTTTCTCAAGTTTATCACAAGAAAAATCTGTTGCTTGAAATTTTGACTTGTATTAATTCCAAGCTTTCCGAAAAATTTTTTGAGATGAGTGAAGAAGATTTGGCTCATCAAGTCAAAAGACGTTTGCTAAGGAACAAATATCTTATTGTTTTGGATGATGTATGGGACAGTGAAGTATGGAAAGGATTGGAAGCGTCATTCCCTGATGATGGAAATGGAAGTAGAGTTATCTTGACAAGTCGACTCCGTGATATTGCTCCTCAAGATAAACTCGACCAAGAGCCTCATTCTCTTCGTCAACTCACTCATGATGAGAGCTGGGATCTGCTACAAGAAAAGTTTTGTCCTGGAAAAGATTCGCTTCCTCCAGAATTATGTGAACTCCGGACCCAGATTGTGGAAATGTGTCAAGGATTACCTCTGACTATTGTCATTCTTGCTGGAATTCTAGCAAACATGGAGCAATCTGGCTGGAAGGAGGTTGTGCAAAGTTTAAGTTCAAGCAATATTTCTAGTACAGAACAATGCACTGCTGCATTGGAGTTGAGTTACAGACATTTACCAGACAATTTGAAGCCATGTTTcctttattttggaggatttcCAGAAGACCATGAACACACTATCGAGAGGTTGATTTGGTTATGGGTGGCCGAAGGATTTGTGGAAACAACTCATTCAAAGAGCGCAGAGGATGTGGCAAAtgattttatgatgaatctcaTAGGCAGGAGCTTAGTCATGGTATCTAAACAAAGATCCACTGGGGGAGTGAGAGCTTGTCGGATTCATGATTTGTTACATGAGTTATGTGTGAAAAaagccaaagaagaaaagtttctGCAGTTGGTACGTGGGTATGATGAACTTTATGCTTTCAATGTGCCACACCACCTACGCCGCTTATGCATCAATTCTAAGCCGGAGCACTTCCAAGAGTCAAGGCTATCTATCCCGACTGTTCGATGTTTATTGTTCTTCAAATTTGGACCAAGGGAACCATACACTTGGTTTGATCTTTCATTCATCTTTCAGGTCTTCAAACTTCTCAGAGTGTTAGATTTAAGCCAAATAAATCTAGGAGCTACTCTTCCTAGAGAAATAGGGTCGCTTGTTCAGTTGAGATACTTGGCAGTTCTTGGTAATATGAAGTCCATCCCATCATCCATAACCAATCTCTCGAATTTGGAAACTCTTATTCTGGAAATATATGGTTGGCTGATTTCTTTGCCGGATACTATATGGAATATGAAAAGGCTAAGGCATTTACATTTGAAGGACGAAAGCCTAACGGGAGGTTTCGATTTGCCCATGGAAAATCTTGACAACTCTTCACAGTTGTGCAATTTGGACACTTTCTCCTGGGTAAGCCTTTCTTCTTGGGAAAACATGGACAAGATACTCAGAAAAATTCCAAACATCCGCAAGCTGAAATGCAGGCTCGTTGTAGATTGTGATCCTGCTAAGGAGGGTAGCTACAGGATTCTAGTACTTGACTTTCTAGGTCAACTAGAATCGCTCAATCTAAGACTCAGAACAGAAATTGACGAGCGCTATCCCTTTGAGTTCCATTTCTCTTTGACTATTAAAAAATTGACTctctcttgcttttgcttgcctTGGAGTGATATATCTGCAATTGCAGATCTACCCAATCTTCAGGTTCTCAAATTGCTCGAGCAAACCTTTGTCGGGGAAGAATGGAACATGAAAGAAGAGGAATTCCCCAAACTTCAATTCTTGAAATTAGCTTCGTTGGACATTGTCAAATGGACTGCCCTGGAGTGCGAGAACAGTTTTCCTCGTCTGCAGAAACTGGTATTGGAAAACTGTTATAATTTGGTGGAGATACCATCTTCTTTGGGAAATGTTTCAACTCTTGACATAATTGAGCTGTCTGATTGTCCCAGCTGTGCAAGTTCAGTAAATGAAATTCAAGAAGAACAAATCAGCATGGGAAACACTGATTTCAAGGTTATTTCATCCTCAAGGGATGTACTTTCTTTGTATATTTCTGAATTACTTTCGTCGTCAGACATGCATTAA